The following proteins come from a genomic window of Anabas testudineus chromosome 3, fAnaTes1.2, whole genome shotgun sequence:
- the ano1a gene encoding anoctamin-1a isoform X2 produces the protein MERHGDGGEQVGSVNHRDSAQKSGSPSGAFEHSGNPQQEEPSTMKTSDTYLPVPGEDQNQDLDARARSKESIDMKNVYLDDGSSLYSQLSPYFSDGQRRVDYVLAYNIEKPSSIRHHSSRFGDGNFIQRLRHSLSMRNSRAPPQTKKDPEVTAQEHQTDYHEDDKRFRRDDFEENLLQTGLELEKDEGSKIPGMGFLKIHAPWHVLCREAEFMKLKMPTKKIYEVKQGSNVVEKVRLFIHKLTAPLHPKVNTDRLQNVKPLSHPFSREKQHLFDLSDRDQFFDTKTRSSIVYEVLKRTKCIRAKYSMGITSLLASGVYTSGYPLHDGDIEGVDAEPNDRKLLYEEWASYSVFYKYQPIGLIRKYFGEKIGLYFAWLGVYTQMLIPAAIIGVIVFLYGCATVDDNIPSMEICDPRNNITMCPLCDRVCSYWRLVTACGTARASHLFDNPATVFFSIFMALWAVLFMEHWKRRQMRLNYIWDLTGFGEEEQDHNRAEYEFQVTKKRMRKEHKTAKGKKVKLTCTDRLPAYMTTLVTMAFLIAVTFAIVFGVILYRISIKAALHMSTYPAARSNVRATVKTTAAIINLIIIIILDEVYAAIARWLTSLEVPKTDKSFEERLIFKTFILKFVNAFTPIVYLAFFRGRLVGRPGNYLYVVGSYRMEECAHAGCLMELCIQLCITMLGKQLIQNNLFEIGIPKLKKLLRRRKSDMDSKQEEELNKTLQRHEKDHFLGPFVGLSPEYMEMIIQFGMVTLFVASFPLAPLFALLNNIIEIRLDAKKFVKELRRPIAVKAKDIGIWYNLLRGLSKVAVIINAFVIAFTSDFIPRLVYQYKYSPDGSMHGFINHTLSYFNVSDFQTGTEPIDPMHLGYKVEICRYKDYREPPWSSTPYELSKEFWAILAVRLAFVIVFQNVVMLMSDFVDWLIPDIPKDISLQIHKEKILMVELFMKEEQGKRFAARDINQDNCTSPSPVNQSPSQPRSRPVTHFN, from the exons gatatgaaaaatgtttatttggaTGATGGCTCGTCGCTGTATTCACAGCTGAGCCCCTACTTTTCGGATGGGCAACGGAGGGTGGACTATGTGCTAGCCTACAACATCGAGAAGCCCAGCAGCATTCGGCACCACTCATCCAGGTTTGGCGACGGAAACTTTATCCAACGGCTACGGCACAGCCTGAGCATGAGAAATAGTCGAGCTCCGCCGCAGACAAAGAAAGATCCAGAGGTAACCGCTCAGGAGCACCAGACTGACTATCATGAGGATGACAAGCGCTTCAGGCGGGACGATTTTGAGGAAAACCTCCTGCAGACCGGGCTGGAGCTGGAAAAGGATGAAGGG AGTAAGATTCCTGGAATGGGCTTTCTGAAGATCCATGCTCCTTGGCATGTGCTGTGTCGCGAGGCTGAGTTTATGAAGCTCAAAATGCCAACAAAAAAG ATTTACGAAGTGAAACAAGGCAGTAATGTGGTGGAAAAGGTCCGACTGTTTATTCACAAACTCACAGCTCCTCTCCACCCAAAAGTGAACACTGACCGACTGCAAAATGTCAAACCTCTCTCTCATCCGTTTTCCAGAGAGAAGCAGCACCT ATTTGATCTGTCTGACAGGGACCAGTTCTTTGACACGAAGACCAGGAGCTCAATA GTCTATGAGGTCCTGAAGAGGACAAAATGTATCAGAGCCAAATACTCCATGG GGATCACCAGTCTACTAGCCAGTGGTGTCTACACGTCTGGTTATCCACTGCATGAT GGAGACATTGAGGGAGTGGATGCAGAACCTAATGACAGGAAG CTGCTGTATGAGGAATGGGCCTCCTACAGTGTGTTCTACAAGTACCAGCCCATCGGACTTATCAG GAAGTACTTTGGGGAGAAGATTGGACTATATTTTGCCTGGTTAGGAGTCTACACACAGATGCTGATCCCTGCAGCCATCATTGGAGTCATTGTATTTCTCTACGGCTGTGCCACTGTCGATGATAACATACCCAg TATGGAGATTTGTGACCCCAGGAACAACATCACCATGTGTCCTCTGTGTGACCGCGTCTGCAGCTACTGGAGGCTGGTGACAGCGTGTGGTACAGCCAGAGCCAGCCACCTCTTTGACAACCCAGCCACTGTCTTCTTCTCAATCTTCATGGCCCTGTGGG CGGTTCTCTTCATGGAGCACTGGAAGAGACGACAGATGCGACTCAACTATATCTGGGACCTGACAGGCTTTGGAGAGGAAGAGCAG GACCACAACCGGGCGGAGTATGAGTTCCAGGTCACAAAAAAAAGGATGAGAAAGGAACATAAAACTGCTAAG gGTAAGAAGGTGAAGTTGACATGCACAGACAGACTGCCAGCTTACATGACTACTCTGGTCACGATGGCCTTCCTG ATTGCTGTGACATTTGCCATAGTCTTCGGGGTTATCCTGTACCGGATTAGCATTAAGGCAGCACTACACATGAGCACCTACCCTGCAGCACGGTCCAACGTCAGAGCCACTGTCAAAACCACTGCAGCCATTATCAAcctcatcattatcatcatcctAGATGAAGTCTATGCTGCCATTGCCCGTTGGCTCACTTCACTGG AGGTTCCCAAGACAGACAAGAGCTTTGAAGAACGCCTCATCttcaaaacttttattttgaagtttgtCAATGCCTTCACACCCATTGTCTATTTGGCCTTTTTTAGGGGCAG GCTTGTGGGACGGCCTGGAAACTACTTGTACGTTGTTGGATCATACAGGATGGAAGAG TGTGCCCATGCAGGTTGCCTCATGGAGCTGTGCATCCAGTTATGCATCACAATGCTAGGCAAGCAGCTCATCCAGAACAACCTGTTTGAGATCGGCATACC GAAGCTGAAAAAACTGCTCCGGCGGAGGAAATCAGACATGGACTCAAAGCAAGAGGAGGAACTGAACAAAACTCTGCAGCGGCATGAGAAAGACCACTTCCTAGGTCCATTTGTTGGCCTTAGCCCTGAGTACATGGAGATGA TCATCCAGTTTGGAATGGTGACTCTTTTCGTGGCCTCCTTCCCTCTCGCTCCACTCTTCGCTCTTCTCAACAACATCATCGAGATTCGCTTGGATGCTAAGAAGTTTGTGAAGGAGTTGCGCAGGCCGATTGCAGTCAAAGCCAAAGACATTG gAATCTGGTACAACCTCTTGAGAGGTCTCAGCAAGGTAGCAGTCATTATTAAT GCATTTGTCATCGCCTTCACCTCTGACTTCATCCCTCGGTTGGTCTACCAGTACAAGTACAGCCCCGACGGCAGCATGCACGGCTTCATCAATCACACTCTGTCTTACTTCAATGTCAGTGACTTCCAGACGGGCACAGAACCTATTGATCCAATGCACCTCGGCTACAAAGTAGAAATATGCAG aTATAAGGACTACAGAGAGCCTCCCTGGTCCAGCACACCATATGAACTATCTAAGGAGTTCTGGGCCATTCTGGCAGTTCGTCTCGCCTTCGTTATTGTCTTTCAG AATGTGGTGATGCTTATGAGTGACTTTGTGGACTGGCTGATTCCTGACATCCCCAAAGACATCAGCCTTCAGATCCACAAAGAGAAGATCCTCATGGTGGAGCTCTTCATGAAGGAGGAGCAGGGCAAACGGTTTGCAGCGCGGGACATCAACCAGGACAACTGCACCTCACCCTCTCCAGTCAATCAGAGCCCATCGCAGCCCCGCTCACGGCCCGTAACGCACTTTAACTGA
- the ano1a gene encoding anoctamin-1a isoform X3 — protein sequence MKTSDTYLPVPGEDQNQDLDARARSKESIDMKNVYLDDGSSLYSQLSPYFSDGQRRVDYVLAYNIEKPSSIRHHSSRFGDGNFIQRLRHSLSMRNSRAPPQTKKDPEVTAQEHQTDYHEDDKRFRRDDFEENLLQTGLELEKDEGSKIPGMGFLKIHAPWHVLCREAEFMKLKMPTKKIYEVKQGSNVVEKVRLFIHKLTAPLHPKVNTDRLQNVKPLSHPFSREKQHLFDLSDRDQFFDTKTRSSIVYEVLKRTKCIRAKYSMGITSLLASGVYTSGYPLHDGDIEGVDAEPNDRKLLYEEWASYSVFYKYQPIGLIRKYFGEKIGLYFAWLGVYTQMLIPAAIIGVIVFLYGCATVDDNIPSMEICDPRNNITMCPLCDRVCSYWRLVTACGTARASHLFDNPATVFFSIFMALWAVLFMEHWKRRQMRLNYIWDLTGFGEEEQEEHKDHNRAEYEFQVTKKRMRKEHKTAKGKKVKLTCTDRLPAYMTTLVTMAFLIAVTFAIVFGVILYRISIKAALHMSTYPAARSNVRATVKTTAAIINLIIIIILDEVYAAIARWLTSLEVPKTDKSFEERLIFKTFILKFVNAFTPIVYLAFFRGRLVGRPGNYLYVVGSYRMEECAHAGCLMELCIQLCITMLGKQLIQNNLFEIGIPKLKKLLRRRKSDMDSKQEEELNKTLQRHEKDHFLGPFVGLSPEYMEMIIQFGMVTLFVASFPLAPLFALLNNIIEIRLDAKKFVKELRRPIAVKAKDIGIWYNLLRGLSKVAVIINAFVIAFTSDFIPRLVYQYKYSPDGSMHGFINHTLSYFNVSDFQTGTEPIDPMHLGYKVEICRYKDYREPPWSSTPYELSKEFWAILAVRLAFVIVFQNVVMLMSDFVDWLIPDIPKDISLQIHKEKILMVELFMKEEQGKRFAARDINQDNCTSPSPVNQSPSQPRSRPVTHFN from the exons gatatgaaaaatgtttatttggaTGATGGCTCGTCGCTGTATTCACAGCTGAGCCCCTACTTTTCGGATGGGCAACGGAGGGTGGACTATGTGCTAGCCTACAACATCGAGAAGCCCAGCAGCATTCGGCACCACTCATCCAGGTTTGGCGACGGAAACTTTATCCAACGGCTACGGCACAGCCTGAGCATGAGAAATAGTCGAGCTCCGCCGCAGACAAAGAAAGATCCAGAGGTAACCGCTCAGGAGCACCAGACTGACTATCATGAGGATGACAAGCGCTTCAGGCGGGACGATTTTGAGGAAAACCTCCTGCAGACCGGGCTGGAGCTGGAAAAGGATGAAGGG AGTAAGATTCCTGGAATGGGCTTTCTGAAGATCCATGCTCCTTGGCATGTGCTGTGTCGCGAGGCTGAGTTTATGAAGCTCAAAATGCCAACAAAAAAG ATTTACGAAGTGAAACAAGGCAGTAATGTGGTGGAAAAGGTCCGACTGTTTATTCACAAACTCACAGCTCCTCTCCACCCAAAAGTGAACACTGACCGACTGCAAAATGTCAAACCTCTCTCTCATCCGTTTTCCAGAGAGAAGCAGCACCT ATTTGATCTGTCTGACAGGGACCAGTTCTTTGACACGAAGACCAGGAGCTCAATA GTCTATGAGGTCCTGAAGAGGACAAAATGTATCAGAGCCAAATACTCCATGG GGATCACCAGTCTACTAGCCAGTGGTGTCTACACGTCTGGTTATCCACTGCATGAT GGAGACATTGAGGGAGTGGATGCAGAACCTAATGACAGGAAG CTGCTGTATGAGGAATGGGCCTCCTACAGTGTGTTCTACAAGTACCAGCCCATCGGACTTATCAG GAAGTACTTTGGGGAGAAGATTGGACTATATTTTGCCTGGTTAGGAGTCTACACACAGATGCTGATCCCTGCAGCCATCATTGGAGTCATTGTATTTCTCTACGGCTGTGCCACTGTCGATGATAACATACCCAg TATGGAGATTTGTGACCCCAGGAACAACATCACCATGTGTCCTCTGTGTGACCGCGTCTGCAGCTACTGGAGGCTGGTGACAGCGTGTGGTACAGCCAGAGCCAGCCACCTCTTTGACAACCCAGCCACTGTCTTCTTCTCAATCTTCATGGCCCTGTGGG CGGTTCTCTTCATGGAGCACTGGAAGAGACGACAGATGCGACTCAACTATATCTGGGACCTGACAGGCTTTGGAGAGGAAGAGCAG GAGGAACACAAG GACCACAACCGGGCGGAGTATGAGTTCCAGGTCACAAAAAAAAGGATGAGAAAGGAACATAAAACTGCTAAG gGTAAGAAGGTGAAGTTGACATGCACAGACAGACTGCCAGCTTACATGACTACTCTGGTCACGATGGCCTTCCTG ATTGCTGTGACATTTGCCATAGTCTTCGGGGTTATCCTGTACCGGATTAGCATTAAGGCAGCACTACACATGAGCACCTACCCTGCAGCACGGTCCAACGTCAGAGCCACTGTCAAAACCACTGCAGCCATTATCAAcctcatcattatcatcatcctAGATGAAGTCTATGCTGCCATTGCCCGTTGGCTCACTTCACTGG AGGTTCCCAAGACAGACAAGAGCTTTGAAGAACGCCTCATCttcaaaacttttattttgaagtttgtCAATGCCTTCACACCCATTGTCTATTTGGCCTTTTTTAGGGGCAG GCTTGTGGGACGGCCTGGAAACTACTTGTACGTTGTTGGATCATACAGGATGGAAGAG TGTGCCCATGCAGGTTGCCTCATGGAGCTGTGCATCCAGTTATGCATCACAATGCTAGGCAAGCAGCTCATCCAGAACAACCTGTTTGAGATCGGCATACC GAAGCTGAAAAAACTGCTCCGGCGGAGGAAATCAGACATGGACTCAAAGCAAGAGGAGGAACTGAACAAAACTCTGCAGCGGCATGAGAAAGACCACTTCCTAGGTCCATTTGTTGGCCTTAGCCCTGAGTACATGGAGATGA TCATCCAGTTTGGAATGGTGACTCTTTTCGTGGCCTCCTTCCCTCTCGCTCCACTCTTCGCTCTTCTCAACAACATCATCGAGATTCGCTTGGATGCTAAGAAGTTTGTGAAGGAGTTGCGCAGGCCGATTGCAGTCAAAGCCAAAGACATTG gAATCTGGTACAACCTCTTGAGAGGTCTCAGCAAGGTAGCAGTCATTATTAAT GCATTTGTCATCGCCTTCACCTCTGACTTCATCCCTCGGTTGGTCTACCAGTACAAGTACAGCCCCGACGGCAGCATGCACGGCTTCATCAATCACACTCTGTCTTACTTCAATGTCAGTGACTTCCAGACGGGCACAGAACCTATTGATCCAATGCACCTCGGCTACAAAGTAGAAATATGCAG aTATAAGGACTACAGAGAGCCTCCCTGGTCCAGCACACCATATGAACTATCTAAGGAGTTCTGGGCCATTCTGGCAGTTCGTCTCGCCTTCGTTATTGTCTTTCAG AATGTGGTGATGCTTATGAGTGACTTTGTGGACTGGCTGATTCCTGACATCCCCAAAGACATCAGCCTTCAGATCCACAAAGAGAAGATCCTCATGGTGGAGCTCTTCATGAAGGAGGAGCAGGGCAAACGGTTTGCAGCGCGGGACATCAACCAGGACAACTGCACCTCACCCTCTCCAGTCAATCAGAGCCCATCGCAGCCCCGCTCACGGCCCGTAACGCACTTTAACTGA
- the ano1a gene encoding anoctamin-1a isoform X1, giving the protein MERHGDGGEQVGSVNHRDSAQKSGSPSGAFEHSGNPQQEEPSTMKTSDTYLPVPGEDQNQDLDARARSKESIDMKNVYLDDGSSLYSQLSPYFSDGQRRVDYVLAYNIEKPSSIRHHSSRFGDGNFIQRLRHSLSMRNSRAPPQTKKDPEVTAQEHQTDYHEDDKRFRRDDFEENLLQTGLELEKDEGSKIPGMGFLKIHAPWHVLCREAEFMKLKMPTKKIYEVKQGSNVVEKVRLFIHKLTAPLHPKVNTDRLQNVKPLSHPFSREKQHLFDLSDRDQFFDTKTRSSIVYEVLKRTKCIRAKYSMGITSLLASGVYTSGYPLHDGDIEGVDAEPNDRKLLYEEWASYSVFYKYQPIGLIRKYFGEKIGLYFAWLGVYTQMLIPAAIIGVIVFLYGCATVDDNIPSMEICDPRNNITMCPLCDRVCSYWRLVTACGTARASHLFDNPATVFFSIFMALWAVLFMEHWKRRQMRLNYIWDLTGFGEEEQEEHKDHNRAEYEFQVTKKRMRKEHKTAKGKKVKLTCTDRLPAYMTTLVTMAFLIAVTFAIVFGVILYRISIKAALHMSTYPAARSNVRATVKTTAAIINLIIIIILDEVYAAIARWLTSLEVPKTDKSFEERLIFKTFILKFVNAFTPIVYLAFFRGRLVGRPGNYLYVVGSYRMEECAHAGCLMELCIQLCITMLGKQLIQNNLFEIGIPKLKKLLRRRKSDMDSKQEEELNKTLQRHEKDHFLGPFVGLSPEYMEMIIQFGMVTLFVASFPLAPLFALLNNIIEIRLDAKKFVKELRRPIAVKAKDIGIWYNLLRGLSKVAVIINAFVIAFTSDFIPRLVYQYKYSPDGSMHGFINHTLSYFNVSDFQTGTEPIDPMHLGYKVEICRYKDYREPPWSSTPYELSKEFWAILAVRLAFVIVFQNVVMLMSDFVDWLIPDIPKDISLQIHKEKILMVELFMKEEQGKRFAARDINQDNCTSPSPVNQSPSQPRSRPVTHFN; this is encoded by the exons gatatgaaaaatgtttatttggaTGATGGCTCGTCGCTGTATTCACAGCTGAGCCCCTACTTTTCGGATGGGCAACGGAGGGTGGACTATGTGCTAGCCTACAACATCGAGAAGCCCAGCAGCATTCGGCACCACTCATCCAGGTTTGGCGACGGAAACTTTATCCAACGGCTACGGCACAGCCTGAGCATGAGAAATAGTCGAGCTCCGCCGCAGACAAAGAAAGATCCAGAGGTAACCGCTCAGGAGCACCAGACTGACTATCATGAGGATGACAAGCGCTTCAGGCGGGACGATTTTGAGGAAAACCTCCTGCAGACCGGGCTGGAGCTGGAAAAGGATGAAGGG AGTAAGATTCCTGGAATGGGCTTTCTGAAGATCCATGCTCCTTGGCATGTGCTGTGTCGCGAGGCTGAGTTTATGAAGCTCAAAATGCCAACAAAAAAG ATTTACGAAGTGAAACAAGGCAGTAATGTGGTGGAAAAGGTCCGACTGTTTATTCACAAACTCACAGCTCCTCTCCACCCAAAAGTGAACACTGACCGACTGCAAAATGTCAAACCTCTCTCTCATCCGTTTTCCAGAGAGAAGCAGCACCT ATTTGATCTGTCTGACAGGGACCAGTTCTTTGACACGAAGACCAGGAGCTCAATA GTCTATGAGGTCCTGAAGAGGACAAAATGTATCAGAGCCAAATACTCCATGG GGATCACCAGTCTACTAGCCAGTGGTGTCTACACGTCTGGTTATCCACTGCATGAT GGAGACATTGAGGGAGTGGATGCAGAACCTAATGACAGGAAG CTGCTGTATGAGGAATGGGCCTCCTACAGTGTGTTCTACAAGTACCAGCCCATCGGACTTATCAG GAAGTACTTTGGGGAGAAGATTGGACTATATTTTGCCTGGTTAGGAGTCTACACACAGATGCTGATCCCTGCAGCCATCATTGGAGTCATTGTATTTCTCTACGGCTGTGCCACTGTCGATGATAACATACCCAg TATGGAGATTTGTGACCCCAGGAACAACATCACCATGTGTCCTCTGTGTGACCGCGTCTGCAGCTACTGGAGGCTGGTGACAGCGTGTGGTACAGCCAGAGCCAGCCACCTCTTTGACAACCCAGCCACTGTCTTCTTCTCAATCTTCATGGCCCTGTGGG CGGTTCTCTTCATGGAGCACTGGAAGAGACGACAGATGCGACTCAACTATATCTGGGACCTGACAGGCTTTGGAGAGGAAGAGCAG GAGGAACACAAG GACCACAACCGGGCGGAGTATGAGTTCCAGGTCACAAAAAAAAGGATGAGAAAGGAACATAAAACTGCTAAG gGTAAGAAGGTGAAGTTGACATGCACAGACAGACTGCCAGCTTACATGACTACTCTGGTCACGATGGCCTTCCTG ATTGCTGTGACATTTGCCATAGTCTTCGGGGTTATCCTGTACCGGATTAGCATTAAGGCAGCACTACACATGAGCACCTACCCTGCAGCACGGTCCAACGTCAGAGCCACTGTCAAAACCACTGCAGCCATTATCAAcctcatcattatcatcatcctAGATGAAGTCTATGCTGCCATTGCCCGTTGGCTCACTTCACTGG AGGTTCCCAAGACAGACAAGAGCTTTGAAGAACGCCTCATCttcaaaacttttattttgaagtttgtCAATGCCTTCACACCCATTGTCTATTTGGCCTTTTTTAGGGGCAG GCTTGTGGGACGGCCTGGAAACTACTTGTACGTTGTTGGATCATACAGGATGGAAGAG TGTGCCCATGCAGGTTGCCTCATGGAGCTGTGCATCCAGTTATGCATCACAATGCTAGGCAAGCAGCTCATCCAGAACAACCTGTTTGAGATCGGCATACC GAAGCTGAAAAAACTGCTCCGGCGGAGGAAATCAGACATGGACTCAAAGCAAGAGGAGGAACTGAACAAAACTCTGCAGCGGCATGAGAAAGACCACTTCCTAGGTCCATTTGTTGGCCTTAGCCCTGAGTACATGGAGATGA TCATCCAGTTTGGAATGGTGACTCTTTTCGTGGCCTCCTTCCCTCTCGCTCCACTCTTCGCTCTTCTCAACAACATCATCGAGATTCGCTTGGATGCTAAGAAGTTTGTGAAGGAGTTGCGCAGGCCGATTGCAGTCAAAGCCAAAGACATTG gAATCTGGTACAACCTCTTGAGAGGTCTCAGCAAGGTAGCAGTCATTATTAAT GCATTTGTCATCGCCTTCACCTCTGACTTCATCCCTCGGTTGGTCTACCAGTACAAGTACAGCCCCGACGGCAGCATGCACGGCTTCATCAATCACACTCTGTCTTACTTCAATGTCAGTGACTTCCAGACGGGCACAGAACCTATTGATCCAATGCACCTCGGCTACAAAGTAGAAATATGCAG aTATAAGGACTACAGAGAGCCTCCCTGGTCCAGCACACCATATGAACTATCTAAGGAGTTCTGGGCCATTCTGGCAGTTCGTCTCGCCTTCGTTATTGTCTTTCAG AATGTGGTGATGCTTATGAGTGACTTTGTGGACTGGCTGATTCCTGACATCCCCAAAGACATCAGCCTTCAGATCCACAAAGAGAAGATCCTCATGGTGGAGCTCTTCATGAAGGAGGAGCAGGGCAAACGGTTTGCAGCGCGGGACATCAACCAGGACAACTGCACCTCACCCTCTCCAGTCAATCAGAGCCCATCGCAGCCCCGCTCACGGCCCGTAACGCACTTTAACTGA